Proteins co-encoded in one Arachis stenosperma cultivar V10309 chromosome 7, arast.V10309.gnm1.PFL2, whole genome shotgun sequence genomic window:
- the LOC130941057 gene encoding myosin-12 isoform X1: MGTPVNIIVGSHVWVEDPEISWIDGVVTEINGKNATIVTSNGRTVVAEISSIYPKDTEAPAAGVDDMTKLAYLHEPGVLHNLAIRFSLNEIYTYTGNILIAVNPFRRLPHLYDIHMMEQYKGAAFGELSPHLFAVADTCYRAMINESRSQSILVSGESGAGKTETTKMLMRYLAFMGGRSGTEGRTVEQQVLESNPVLEAFGNAKTVKNNNSSRFGKFVEIQFDKNGKISGAAIRTYLLERSRVCQVSDPERNYHCFYMLCSAPPEDVKKYKLGNPKQFHYLNQSNCYEVSNVDDAKEYLETRNAMDIVGINQEEQDAIFRVVAAILHLGNIDFVKGTEVDSSKLKDEKSLFHLRTAAELFMCDEKALEDSLCKRVIVTPDGNITKPLDPDSASLSRDALSKTVYSKLFDWIVDKINSSIGQDSNAVSIIGVLDIYGFESFKINSFEQLCINLTNEKLQQHFNQHVFKMEQEEYTKEEINWSYVEFVDNQDVLDLIEKKPGGIIALLDEACMFPKSTHETFAQKMYQTYKAHKRFSKPKLSRTNFTINHYAGDVTYQADYFLDKNKDYVVAEHQALLCASKCSFVANLFPPLPEETSKQSKFSSIGSQFKQQLQSLMETLNTTEPHYIRCVKPNTVLQPGIFENFNVLNQLRCGGVLEAIRISCAGYPTKRTFEEFLDRFGMLAPDVLDGSDEKKAAIAICDKMGLKGYQMGKTKVFLRAGQMAELDARRAEVLAKAARLIQRQIRTHLTRKEFITLRNATIHIQKIWRAKLARELYENMRREAASIRIQKHVRAHRARMNYTSLQGCSIVIQSGMRALAARNEFRYRRQTKASIKLQTQWRRVQALSDYKQQKRAAIIFQCLWRARVARRELRKLRIAARDTGALKEAKDKLEKRVEELTWRLDIEKHMRVDLEEAKGQEIAKLQNTLQEIQGQLDEARAAIIHEREAAKLAIEQAPPVIKEVSVVDNTKLELLTNKNEELETEVEELKKKIKEIEEKCSAIENENQARIKEAEEAQLKATQLQETIERLEVSLSNLETENQVLCQQALVESKNEDLSEEIKILKDQIANLESENERLRDQAEAAAMEQKVHPDIIATNQEISADQHEQHIQQRIVADNVTPQIKVQNLDNGHLAEEECRGRKEPRAAVSFLTKQRSLTDRQQESYDALLKCLTEDKRFENNRPAVACIVYKALLHWRSFEAEKTHIFDKISHTIRSSIESQEGINDLAYWLSTTSTLLFYLQCTLKVSNTSKMVSRNRNSPATLFGKMAQGLRSSSLGIGISSGYSGMVDKHNDQSKVEAKYPAILFKQHLTAYVEKIYGMIRDSLKKEISPFLNLCIQAPRAIRTRSIRGSSRNIHSNILAKQQALHMHWKSIVNKLDEILGVLSDNYVPSMITGKIFSQVFSFMNVQLFNSLLLRRECCSFSNGEYLKAGLHELELWCLKATDQFAGSSWHELKQIRQAVGFLVLHQKAHKSLEEITNELCPVLSIPQIYRIGTMFWDDKYGSQGLSPEVISRMRVLMTEDSTSMPNNSFLLEVDSSIPFMMEEMFRSMSDIRLSDMEVDPPPILRQRSDFQFLLQHIESDSQ; the protein is encoded by the exons ATG GGAACGCCTGTGAATATCATCGTCGGATCACATGTTTGGGTTGAGGATCCTGAGATTTCATGGATTGATGGTGTGGTGACAGAAATCAATGGCAAAAATGCTACCATCGTTACTTCAAATGGAAGAACT GTGGTGGCAGAGATTTCGAGTATTTATCCGAAAGATACAGAAGCGCCAGCAGCAGGAGTTGATGACATGACAAAGCTGGCATACCTCCATGAGCCAGGAGTCCTTCATAACCTTGCCATTCGTTTTTCTCTTAACGAGATATAT ACATATACAGGGAATATCTTAATTGCAGTGAATCCTTTTCGACGACTGCCACACTTGTATGATATCCATATGATGGAGCAATACAAAGGAGCAGCATTTGGAGAGCTTAGCCCTCACCTTTTCGCCGTTGCCGACACCTGCTACAG GGCAATGATAAATGAAAGTAGAAGCCAGTCCATTCTGGTGAGTGGAGAGAGTGGAGCTGGTAAAACAGAAACCACCAAAATGTTAATGAGATATCTAGCATTCATGGGAGGAAGATCAGGTACGGAAGGAAGAACGGTAGAACAACAGGTTTTGGAG TCCAATCCAGTGTTAGAAGCATTTGGAAATGCCAAAACTGTCAAAAATAACAATTCAAG TCGTTTCGGCAAATTCGTAGAAATCCAATTCGACAAGAATGGGAAAATTTCTGGAGCTGCAATTAGAACATATCTCCTAGAGAGGTCACGAGTATGCCAAGTGTCCGACCCGGAGAGAAACTATCACTGCTTTTACATGCTTTGTTCAGCACCACCAGAG GATGTCAAGAAGTACAAGTTAGGGAATCCAAAGCAATTCCACTATCTTAATCAATCAAACTGTTATGAAGTTTCAAATGTAGATGATGCAAAAGAGTACTTGGAGACCAGAAATGCAATGGATATTGTAGGAATCAACCAGGAAGAACAG GATGCTATCTTTCGTGTGGTCGCGGCAATCCTCCACCTTGGTAACATTGACTTTGTCAAAGGGACTGAAGTTGATTCTTCCAAACTGAAAGATGAAAAATCACTGTTCCACCTTCGGACAGCTGCAGAGTTGTTCAT gtgtgatgagaaagCATTAGAGGACTCACTTTGCAAGCGTGTCATTGTTACTCCTGATGGCAATATTACAAAACCACTCGACCCGGACTCAGCTTCTTTGAGCCGAGATGCTTTGTCAAAGACGGTTTACTCAAAACTGTTTGATTG GATTGTTGACAAGATTAACAGTTCAATTGGTCAAGACTCCAATGCAGTAAGCATAATAGGAGTCCTTGATATTTATGGGTTTGAGAGCTTCAAGATCAACAG TTTTGAGCAACTATGCATCAACCTAACGAACGAGAAGTTGCAACAACATTTCAACCAG CATGTATTCAAGATGGAGCAAGAAGAGTACACCAAAGAGGAAATCAATTGGAGCTATGTTGAATTTGTGGATaatcaagatgttcttgatctTATTGAGAAG AAACCTGGGGGAATAATTGCTCTTCTTGATGAAGCATG CATGTTCCCCAAGTCAACTCATGAGACTTTTGCACAAAAGATGTACCAGACATATAAAGCACACAAGCGCTTCAGCAAACCAAAACTTTCTCGGACAAACTTCACAATTAACCATTATGCTGGAGAT GTCACATATCAAGCAGATTATTTCCTCgataaaaataaagattatGTAGTAGCGGAGCATCAAGCTCTCTTATGTGCATCCAAGTGCTCATTTGTTGCAAATCTTTTCCCTCCTTTACCTGAGGAAACATCAAAGCAATCAAAATTTTCTTCCATTGGTTCTCAGTTTAAG CAACAACTACAATCTCTCATGGAGACACTGAACACAACAGAACCACATTACATAAGGTGTGTGAAGCCAAATACAGTCTTGCAGCCAGGAATCTTTGAGAACTTCAATGTCCTAAATCAGTTAAGATGTGGA GGAGTACTTGAGGCAATAAGGATTAGTTGTGCCGGATATCCAACGAAAAGAACATTTGAAGAGTTCCTTGACCGTTTTGGAATGCTAGCTCCAGATGTCCTTGATGG GTCAGATGAGAAAAAGGCAGCTATTGCCATATGTGATAAGATGGGATTAAAAGGCTATCAA ATGGGGAAAACAAAGGTATTCCTCAGAGCTGGACAGATGGCCGAATTAGATGCACGAAGAGCTGAAGTCTTAGCCAAAGCAGCAAGACTCATACAGAGACAAATCCGTACACATTTAACAAGAAAAGAGTTTATCACCTTGAGAAATGCTACAATTCATATCCAGAAAATTTGGAGAG CAAAACTTGCACGTGAACTCTATGAAAATATGAGGCGAGAAGCAGCCTCAATCAGGATACAGAAGCATGTGCGTGCACATAGAGCAAGAATGAATTACACATCATTACAAGGATGTTCTATAGTAATTCAATCTGGAATGAGAGCATTAGCCGCACGAAACGAATTTAGGTACCGAAGACAAACGAAGGCTTCAATCAAACTTCAG ACACAATGGAGAAGAGTTCAAGCTCTTTCTGATTACAAACAACAAAAGAGAGCAGCTATTATATTTCAGTGTCTCTGGAGAGCCAGAGTAGCTAGAAGAGAGCTCAGAAAGCTTCGGATA GCTGCAAGGGATACTGGAGCACTTAAGGAAGCAAAGGACAAGTTGGAGAAGCGTGTTGAGGAGCTTACATGGAGATTAGACATCGAAAAGCACATGAGG GTTGACCTTGAAGAAGCTAAAGGACAAGAGATTGCAAAACTACAAAACACTTTACAAGAAATACAAGGTCAGCTAGATGAAGCCCGCGCTGCAATTATTCATGAAAGAGAAGCAGCAAAACTAGCAATTGAGCAAGCACCACCAGTAATTAAAGAGGTTTCTGTTGTGGACAACACAAAGCTAGAGTTACTAACAAATAAAAATGAGGAGCTGGAG ACTGAagtagaagagttgaagaagaagattaaagaaattgaagaaaagTGCTCAGCAATTGAAAATGAGAATCAAGCTAGGATTAAAGAGGCAGAAGAAGCACAACTAAAAGCAACACAACTTCAAGAGACTATTGAAAG ATTGGAAGTGAGCTTGTCCAACCTCGAAACTGAAAATCAAGTGCTATGCCAGCAGGCATTGGTAGAATCGAAAAATGAAGATCTTTCCGAAGAGATAAAAAT CCTAAAGGATCAGATAGCAAACCTAGAATCAGAGAATGAACGCCTGCGGGACCAGGCAGAAGCAGCTGCCATGGAGCAGAAAGTTCACCCAGATATAATAGCAACAAACCAGGAAATTTCTGCTGATCAACACGAACAACATATCCAACAAAGAATTGTAGCAGATAATGTGACTCCACAAATCAAG GTGCAGAATCTAGACAATGGACATCTAGCCGAGGAAGAATGCCGTGGAAGAAAA GAACCAAGAGCAGCTGTCTCCTTCCTTACAAAACAAAGATCACTCACAGACAGGCAGCAG GAAAGTTATGATGCACTGCTCAAGTGCCTTACCGAAGATAAGCGTTTCGAGAACAACAGACCAGCAGTTGCTTGTATTGTTTATAAAGCACTTCTTCATTGGAGATCCTTTGAAGCAGAGAAGACACatatatttgataaaattagtCACACCATCCGATCATCTATAGAG AGTCAAGAAGGAATCAATGATCTAGCATATTGGCTTTCAACAACTTCAACACTTCTGTTCTATCTGCAATGCACACTCAAGGTCAGCAACACATCTAAGATGGTGTCACGCAATCGAAACTCCCCTGCCACTCTATTTGGGAAAATGGCACAG GGTTTACGTTCATCTTcattgggaattgggatttCAAGTGGTTATAGTGGAATGGTGGACAAGCACAATGACCAATCTAAAGTGGAAGCCAAGTACCCAGCAATTCTGTTTAAGCAACATTTGACTGCATATGTTGAGAAGATATATGGAATGATCCGTGACAGTTTAAAGAAGGAGATCAGCCCATTCTTGAATTTGTGTATTCAG GCACCAAGAGCCATAAGAACCAGATCAATAAGAGGGTCATCCAGAAACATCCATTCGAATATACTTGCAAAACAACAGGCACTGCACATGCACTGGAAAAGCATTGTCAACAAGCTAGATGAAATCTTGGGTGTACTGTCTGATAACTAT GTCCCTTCCATGATAACAGGGAAGATATTTAGTCAGGTTTTCTCATTCATGAATGTCCAACTCTTTAATAG TTTGTTGCTTCGTCGAGAGTGCTGCTCCTTTAGCAATGGAGAATATTTGAAGGCAGGTTTGCATGAGTTGGAACTGTGGTGTCTTAAAGCAACAGATCAG TTTGCTGGGTCATCTTGGCATGAACTCAAACAAATACGCCAAGCTGTCGGATTTCTG GTCTTGCATCAAAAGGCTCACAAATCTTTGGAAGAGATCACCAATGAACTCTGCCCG GTGTTAAGTATTCCACAAATATATCGTATTGGAACTATGTTCTGGGATGACAAGTATGGATCTCAGGGATTATCTCCAGAA GTCATAAGTAGAATGAGAGTACTTATGACAGAAGACTCGACAAGCATGCCCAATAACTCATTCCTTCTTGAAGTGGACTCcag CATACCATTTATGATGGAGGAGATGTTCCGGTCTATGAGTGACATCAGACTATCAGATATGGAAGTGGATCCACCACCAATCCTCAGGCAAAGGTCTGATTTCCAATTCTTGCTGCAACACATTGAAAGCGATTCTCAGTAA
- the LOC130941057 gene encoding myosin-12 isoform X2 — translation MGTPVNIIVGSHVWVEDPEISWIDGVVTEINGKNATIVTSNGRTVVAEISSIYPKDTEAPAAGVDDMTKLAYLHEPGVLHNLAIRFSLNEIYTYTGNILIAVNPFRRLPHLYDIHMMEQYKGAAFGELSPHLFAVADTCYRAMINESRSQSILVSGESGAGKTETTKMLMRYLAFMGGRSGTEGRTVEQQVLESNPVLEAFGNAKTVKNNNSSRFGKFVEIQFDKNGKISGAAIRTYLLERSRVCQVSDPERNYHCFYMLCSAPPEDVKKYKLGNPKQFHYLNQSNCYEVSNVDDAKEYLETRNAMDIVGINQEEQDAIFRVVAAILHLGNIDFVKGTEVDSSKLKDEKSLFHLRTAAELFMCDEKALEDSLCKRVIVTPDGNITKPLDPDSASLSRDALSKTVYSKLFDWIVDKINSSIGQDSNAVSIIGVLDIYGFESFKINSFEQLCINLTNEKLQQHFNQHVFKMEQEEYTKEEINWSYVEFVDNQDVLDLIEKKPGGIIALLDEACMFPKSTHETFAQKMYQTYKAHKRFSKPKLSRTNFTINHYAGDVTYQADYFLDKNKDYVVAEHQALLCASKCSFVANLFPPLPEETSKQSKFSSIGSQFKQQLQSLMETLNTTEPHYIRCVKPNTVLQPGIFENFNVLNQLRCGGVLEAIRISCAGYPTKRTFEEFLDRFGMLAPDVLDGSDEKKAAIAICDKMGLKGYQMGKTKVFLRAGQMAELDARRAEVLAKAARLIQRQIRTHLTRKEFITLRNATIHIQKIWRAKLARELYENMRREAASIRIQKHVRAHRARMNYTSLQGCSIVIQSGMRALAARNEFRYRRQTKASIKLQTQWRRVQALSDYKQQKRAAIIFQCLWRARVARRELRKLRIAARDTGALKEAKDKLEKRVEELTWRLDIEKHMRVDLEEAKGQEIAKLQNTLQEIQGQLDEARAAIIHEREAAKLAIEQAPPVIKEVSVVDNTKLELLTNKNEELETEVEELKKKIKEIEEKCSAIENENQARIKEAEEAQLKATQLQETIERLEVSLSNLETENQVLCQQALVESKNEDLSEEIKILKDQIANLESENERLRDQAEAAAMEQKVHPDIIATNQEISADQHEQHIQQRIVADNVTPQIKNLDNGHLAEEECRGRKEPRAAVSFLTKQRSLTDRQQESYDALLKCLTEDKRFENNRPAVACIVYKALLHWRSFEAEKTHIFDKISHTIRSSIESQEGINDLAYWLSTTSTLLFYLQCTLKVSNTSKMVSRNRNSPATLFGKMAQGLRSSSLGIGISSGYSGMVDKHNDQSKVEAKYPAILFKQHLTAYVEKIYGMIRDSLKKEISPFLNLCIQAPRAIRTRSIRGSSRNIHSNILAKQQALHMHWKSIVNKLDEILGVLSDNYVPSMITGKIFSQVFSFMNVQLFNSLLLRRECCSFSNGEYLKAGLHELELWCLKATDQFAGSSWHELKQIRQAVGFLVLHQKAHKSLEEITNELCPVLSIPQIYRIGTMFWDDKYGSQGLSPEVISRMRVLMTEDSTSMPNNSFLLEVDSSIPFMMEEMFRSMSDIRLSDMEVDPPPILRQRSDFQFLLQHIESDSQ, via the exons ATG GGAACGCCTGTGAATATCATCGTCGGATCACATGTTTGGGTTGAGGATCCTGAGATTTCATGGATTGATGGTGTGGTGACAGAAATCAATGGCAAAAATGCTACCATCGTTACTTCAAATGGAAGAACT GTGGTGGCAGAGATTTCGAGTATTTATCCGAAAGATACAGAAGCGCCAGCAGCAGGAGTTGATGACATGACAAAGCTGGCATACCTCCATGAGCCAGGAGTCCTTCATAACCTTGCCATTCGTTTTTCTCTTAACGAGATATAT ACATATACAGGGAATATCTTAATTGCAGTGAATCCTTTTCGACGACTGCCACACTTGTATGATATCCATATGATGGAGCAATACAAAGGAGCAGCATTTGGAGAGCTTAGCCCTCACCTTTTCGCCGTTGCCGACACCTGCTACAG GGCAATGATAAATGAAAGTAGAAGCCAGTCCATTCTGGTGAGTGGAGAGAGTGGAGCTGGTAAAACAGAAACCACCAAAATGTTAATGAGATATCTAGCATTCATGGGAGGAAGATCAGGTACGGAAGGAAGAACGGTAGAACAACAGGTTTTGGAG TCCAATCCAGTGTTAGAAGCATTTGGAAATGCCAAAACTGTCAAAAATAACAATTCAAG TCGTTTCGGCAAATTCGTAGAAATCCAATTCGACAAGAATGGGAAAATTTCTGGAGCTGCAATTAGAACATATCTCCTAGAGAGGTCACGAGTATGCCAAGTGTCCGACCCGGAGAGAAACTATCACTGCTTTTACATGCTTTGTTCAGCACCACCAGAG GATGTCAAGAAGTACAAGTTAGGGAATCCAAAGCAATTCCACTATCTTAATCAATCAAACTGTTATGAAGTTTCAAATGTAGATGATGCAAAAGAGTACTTGGAGACCAGAAATGCAATGGATATTGTAGGAATCAACCAGGAAGAACAG GATGCTATCTTTCGTGTGGTCGCGGCAATCCTCCACCTTGGTAACATTGACTTTGTCAAAGGGACTGAAGTTGATTCTTCCAAACTGAAAGATGAAAAATCACTGTTCCACCTTCGGACAGCTGCAGAGTTGTTCAT gtgtgatgagaaagCATTAGAGGACTCACTTTGCAAGCGTGTCATTGTTACTCCTGATGGCAATATTACAAAACCACTCGACCCGGACTCAGCTTCTTTGAGCCGAGATGCTTTGTCAAAGACGGTTTACTCAAAACTGTTTGATTG GATTGTTGACAAGATTAACAGTTCAATTGGTCAAGACTCCAATGCAGTAAGCATAATAGGAGTCCTTGATATTTATGGGTTTGAGAGCTTCAAGATCAACAG TTTTGAGCAACTATGCATCAACCTAACGAACGAGAAGTTGCAACAACATTTCAACCAG CATGTATTCAAGATGGAGCAAGAAGAGTACACCAAAGAGGAAATCAATTGGAGCTATGTTGAATTTGTGGATaatcaagatgttcttgatctTATTGAGAAG AAACCTGGGGGAATAATTGCTCTTCTTGATGAAGCATG CATGTTCCCCAAGTCAACTCATGAGACTTTTGCACAAAAGATGTACCAGACATATAAAGCACACAAGCGCTTCAGCAAACCAAAACTTTCTCGGACAAACTTCACAATTAACCATTATGCTGGAGAT GTCACATATCAAGCAGATTATTTCCTCgataaaaataaagattatGTAGTAGCGGAGCATCAAGCTCTCTTATGTGCATCCAAGTGCTCATTTGTTGCAAATCTTTTCCCTCCTTTACCTGAGGAAACATCAAAGCAATCAAAATTTTCTTCCATTGGTTCTCAGTTTAAG CAACAACTACAATCTCTCATGGAGACACTGAACACAACAGAACCACATTACATAAGGTGTGTGAAGCCAAATACAGTCTTGCAGCCAGGAATCTTTGAGAACTTCAATGTCCTAAATCAGTTAAGATGTGGA GGAGTACTTGAGGCAATAAGGATTAGTTGTGCCGGATATCCAACGAAAAGAACATTTGAAGAGTTCCTTGACCGTTTTGGAATGCTAGCTCCAGATGTCCTTGATGG GTCAGATGAGAAAAAGGCAGCTATTGCCATATGTGATAAGATGGGATTAAAAGGCTATCAA ATGGGGAAAACAAAGGTATTCCTCAGAGCTGGACAGATGGCCGAATTAGATGCACGAAGAGCTGAAGTCTTAGCCAAAGCAGCAAGACTCATACAGAGACAAATCCGTACACATTTAACAAGAAAAGAGTTTATCACCTTGAGAAATGCTACAATTCATATCCAGAAAATTTGGAGAG CAAAACTTGCACGTGAACTCTATGAAAATATGAGGCGAGAAGCAGCCTCAATCAGGATACAGAAGCATGTGCGTGCACATAGAGCAAGAATGAATTACACATCATTACAAGGATGTTCTATAGTAATTCAATCTGGAATGAGAGCATTAGCCGCACGAAACGAATTTAGGTACCGAAGACAAACGAAGGCTTCAATCAAACTTCAG ACACAATGGAGAAGAGTTCAAGCTCTTTCTGATTACAAACAACAAAAGAGAGCAGCTATTATATTTCAGTGTCTCTGGAGAGCCAGAGTAGCTAGAAGAGAGCTCAGAAAGCTTCGGATA GCTGCAAGGGATACTGGAGCACTTAAGGAAGCAAAGGACAAGTTGGAGAAGCGTGTTGAGGAGCTTACATGGAGATTAGACATCGAAAAGCACATGAGG GTTGACCTTGAAGAAGCTAAAGGACAAGAGATTGCAAAACTACAAAACACTTTACAAGAAATACAAGGTCAGCTAGATGAAGCCCGCGCTGCAATTATTCATGAAAGAGAAGCAGCAAAACTAGCAATTGAGCAAGCACCACCAGTAATTAAAGAGGTTTCTGTTGTGGACAACACAAAGCTAGAGTTACTAACAAATAAAAATGAGGAGCTGGAG ACTGAagtagaagagttgaagaagaagattaaagaaattgaagaaaagTGCTCAGCAATTGAAAATGAGAATCAAGCTAGGATTAAAGAGGCAGAAGAAGCACAACTAAAAGCAACACAACTTCAAGAGACTATTGAAAG ATTGGAAGTGAGCTTGTCCAACCTCGAAACTGAAAATCAAGTGCTATGCCAGCAGGCATTGGTAGAATCGAAAAATGAAGATCTTTCCGAAGAGATAAAAAT CCTAAAGGATCAGATAGCAAACCTAGAATCAGAGAATGAACGCCTGCGGGACCAGGCAGAAGCAGCTGCCATGGAGCAGAAAGTTCACCCAGATATAATAGCAACAAACCAGGAAATTTCTGCTGATCAACACGAACAACATATCCAACAAAGAATTGTAGCAGATAATGTGACTCCACAAATCAAG AATCTAGACAATGGACATCTAGCCGAGGAAGAATGCCGTGGAAGAAAA GAACCAAGAGCAGCTGTCTCCTTCCTTACAAAACAAAGATCACTCACAGACAGGCAGCAG GAAAGTTATGATGCACTGCTCAAGTGCCTTACCGAAGATAAGCGTTTCGAGAACAACAGACCAGCAGTTGCTTGTATTGTTTATAAAGCACTTCTTCATTGGAGATCCTTTGAAGCAGAGAAGACACatatatttgataaaattagtCACACCATCCGATCATCTATAGAG AGTCAAGAAGGAATCAATGATCTAGCATATTGGCTTTCAACAACTTCAACACTTCTGTTCTATCTGCAATGCACACTCAAGGTCAGCAACACATCTAAGATGGTGTCACGCAATCGAAACTCCCCTGCCACTCTATTTGGGAAAATGGCACAG GGTTTACGTTCATCTTcattgggaattgggatttCAAGTGGTTATAGTGGAATGGTGGACAAGCACAATGACCAATCTAAAGTGGAAGCCAAGTACCCAGCAATTCTGTTTAAGCAACATTTGACTGCATATGTTGAGAAGATATATGGAATGATCCGTGACAGTTTAAAGAAGGAGATCAGCCCATTCTTGAATTTGTGTATTCAG GCACCAAGAGCCATAAGAACCAGATCAATAAGAGGGTCATCCAGAAACATCCATTCGAATATACTTGCAAAACAACAGGCACTGCACATGCACTGGAAAAGCATTGTCAACAAGCTAGATGAAATCTTGGGTGTACTGTCTGATAACTAT GTCCCTTCCATGATAACAGGGAAGATATTTAGTCAGGTTTTCTCATTCATGAATGTCCAACTCTTTAATAG TTTGTTGCTTCGTCGAGAGTGCTGCTCCTTTAGCAATGGAGAATATTTGAAGGCAGGTTTGCATGAGTTGGAACTGTGGTGTCTTAAAGCAACAGATCAG TTTGCTGGGTCATCTTGGCATGAACTCAAACAAATACGCCAAGCTGTCGGATTTCTG GTCTTGCATCAAAAGGCTCACAAATCTTTGGAAGAGATCACCAATGAACTCTGCCCG GTGTTAAGTATTCCACAAATATATCGTATTGGAACTATGTTCTGGGATGACAAGTATGGATCTCAGGGATTATCTCCAGAA GTCATAAGTAGAATGAGAGTACTTATGACAGAAGACTCGACAAGCATGCCCAATAACTCATTCCTTCTTGAAGTGGACTCcag CATACCATTTATGATGGAGGAGATGTTCCGGTCTATGAGTGACATCAGACTATCAGATATGGAAGTGGATCCACCACCAATCCTCAGGCAAAGGTCTGATTTCCAATTCTTGCTGCAACACATTGAAAGCGATTCTCAGTAA